The Naumovozyma dairenensis CBS 421 chromosome 11, complete genome genome includes a window with the following:
- the NDAI0K00160 gene encoding endoplasmic reticulum oxidoreductin family protein (similar to Saccharomyces cerevisiae ERO1 (YML130C); ancestral locus Anc_8.877), with translation MLGLLRLLIYSTTIFNIITVRSDFCKINKGETLSPVCDITFNELNELNNYIKDDLNDLTKTEFFKYFKFDFNNKCRFWKEENNPLCFNKECSVDVIEDWESLPEIWQPEVLGKISTRNVEDSDIHDDECWFLEELCDHERRLPEIPDCNYCDLNDFEDAKCLLVDLTANPERFTGYGGNQSAEIWSAIYNDNCFSIGGETGESLAKETFYRIISGFQASIATHLSMDFLNIKTGKWEPNLEIFMKKVGSFPERVANIYFNYAIVGKSLLKIQPYLKEIGFCNEYHEDVKSQIVNICSQLDSSIFNEEILFDRNEVSLHLKEEFKRRFRNVTKIMDCVQCERCRLWGKVQTTGYATTLKILFELDQNDEETRRMIVEKLTKYELIGLINTFALLSQSIDAINQFEGQYQKRIISDEKLKKLANFFDIKRFYNLLKKTKPEVPLKGILPVDDFEDLVATDDEELQSFKKSITPNWVNSWRNTDFQYLKEFFEYIKRHYFSISHYIHNRLNELINNR, from the coding sequence ATGTTGGGATTGTTACGTCTTTTAATCTATTCTACCacaatatttaatatcatAACGGTAAGGTCAGATTTCTGTAAAATTAACAAAGGAGAAACTCTTAGCCCTGTTTGTGATATCACTTTCAATGAACTCAATGaattaaacaattataTTAAGGATGACCTTAATGATTTGACTAAGactgaatttttcaaatattttaaatttgatttcaataataaatgtagattttggaaagaagaaaacaatcCATTATGTTTCAATAAGGAATGTTCCGTTGATGTCATTGAAGATTGGGAAAGTTTACCTGAGATTTGGCAACCTGAAGTGTTAGGTAAGATTAGTACAAGAAATGTAGAGGATAGTGATATCCATGATGATGAGTGTTGGTTTTTAGAGGAGTTATGTGATCATGAAAGAAGGTTACCTGAAATTCCAGATTGTAATTATTGTGACcttaatgattttgaagatgCCAAATGTCTCCTTGTTGATCTGACTGCCAATCCAGAACGATTTACAGGATACGGTGGGAACCAATCAGCTGAAATTTGGTCTGCTatttataatgataattgtttttcaatCGGGGGTGAAACAGGTGAATCCTTAGCGAAAGAAACATTTTATAGAATAATATCCGGTTTTCAAGCTTCAATTGCTACTCATTTATCAATGGattttcttaatatcaAGACAGGTAAATGGGAACctaatttggaaatatttATGAAAAAAGTGGGTAGTTTCCCAGAGAGAGTTGcaaatatttatttcaatTATGCCATTGTTGGcaaatctttattaaaaattcaacCTTATTTGAAGGAAATTGGCTTTTGTAATGAATATCACGAAGATGTTAAATCCCAAATAGTGAATATTTGTTCTCAATTAGATAGTTCTATCTTCAATGAAGagatattatttgatcGAAATGAAGTTAGTTTACACTTAAAGGaagaatttaaaagaagattCAGAAATGTTACCAAAATAATGGATTGTGTTCAATGTGAACGGTGTCGTTTATGGGGGAAAGTCCAAACTACGGGATATGCAACGacattgaaaatattgttcGAATTAGatcaaaatgatgaagaaactaGAAGAATGATAGTAGAGAAATTAACTAAATATGAGTTAATTGGTCTTATAAATACATTTGCCTTATTGTCACAATCTATTGATGCTattaatcaatttgaaGGGCAATATCAGAAGAGAATCATTTCTGATGAGAAACTTAAGAAATTAgccaatttttttgatattaaGAGGTTTTACAATTTGCTCAAGAAGACAAAACCAGAAGTACCATTGAAAGGAATTTTACCAGTagatgattttgaagatttagTAGCaacagatgatgaagaactTCAAAGTTTTAAGAAATCGATTACCCCTAACTGGGTAAACTCATGGAGAAATACTGATTTCCAgtatttaaaagaattctttgaatatataaagagacactatttttcaatttcccATTACATTCACAATCGGTTAAATGAGCTGATTAATAATAGGTAA
- the NDAI0K00180 gene encoding putative asparagine synthase (similar to Saccharomyces cerevisiae YML096W; ancestral locus Anc_8.875) — protein sequence MCGILLHYLGDRKDITLADDELIEFEEDFEGIKSCSNIDPIFNSMISDIAARGPNYSSFKVSKQYSITWFSSVLSLREPFTKQCVEIKDRYVVQFNGELYNDEIQYNDTQYTIQLLKEGKEIIDVIRKLDGEFAYTIYDIQNRMFYFGRDPIGRRCLSFSIDNETGELYISSVTGCKTGFQDCIAGTIYKYDCQLKELNTDSKISKPFYVSEELDDENLSHLDDNVEKLYTHLLDSVSKRVVSIHPAHIQNSPISVLFSGGLDCSVIVALICEHFKQSIRHKNLSKTIELLNVGFENPRTGTMPKDVPDRKLAISSYKTLQRLYPEIDIKLIQIDVSYEEYLKHRPKVIDLMYPKQTEMDLSIAISFFFASMGNGYLYNEEKTNDEIMPYERKGIVLFSGLGADELYGGYHKFANKSTEELVKELTKQINNIYDRNLNRDDKVIAHNGVEVRYPFLDIDVIKFSTEELPINYKINKLILRKLAMNKLHLANICDEPKRAIQFGSKSAKMTKDGNKHGTDLLK from the coding sequence ATGTGTGGTATACTATTACATTATTTAGGTGACAGGAAAGATATCACTCttgctgatgatgaattgatcgagtttgaagaagatttcGAAGGTATCAAATCATGTAGCAACATTGACCCTATATTTAATTCTATGATTTCTGATATCGCTGCAAGAGGCCCGAATTATTCTTCATTTAAAGTGTCGAAACAATATTCTATTACTTGGTTTTCATCAGTTCTTTCCTTAAGGGAACCTTTCACGAAGCAATGTGTTGAGATTAAAGATCGTTATGTCGTACAATTTAATGGAGAACTATacaatgatgaaattcaatataatgataCACAATATACTATACAATTATTAAAGGAAGGTAAGGAAATAATAGATGTAATAAGGAAATTGGATGGAGAATTTGCATACACAATATatgatattcaaaatagaatgttttattttggTAGAGATCCTATTGGAAGGCGATGTTTAAGCTTTTCTATCGATAATGAAACAGgtgaattatatatttccaGTGTTACAGGTTGTAAGACAGGATTTCAAGATTGTATCGCAGGGACCATCTACAAATATGATTGTCAActgaaagaattaaatacTGACAGTAAGATCTCCAAACCATTTTATGTTTCTGAAGAATTAGACGATGAGAATTTGTCACATCTTGATGACAATGTTGAAAAACTTTATACTCATTTACTCGATTCAGTGAGTAAAAGAGTTGTTTCTATTCATCCTGCTCATATACAAAATTCACCTATATCGGTATTATTTTCTGGTGGTTTAGATTGTTCGGTTATTGTAGCATTAATTTGTGAACATTTCAAACAGTCAATAAGACATAAAAATCTGTCAAAAactattgaattattaaacgTTGGATTTGAAAATCCAAGAACTGGGACGATGCCGAAAGATGTTCCTGATAGAAAGTTAGCCATATCCAGTTATAAAACTTTGCAACGTTTATACCCtgaaattgatattaaattaattcaaattgatgTTTCCTATGAAGAATACTTAAAGCATAGACCTAAAGTTATTGATTTAATGTATCCAAAGCAAACAGAAATGGACTTATCTATTGCtatttccttctttttcgCATCGATGGGTAATGGGTACCTctataatgaagaaaaaaccAACGATGAGATAATGCCTTATGAGAGAAAAGGTATTGTCCTTTTCAGTGGATTAGGTGCAGATGAATTATATGGTGGATACCATAAATTTGCCAATAAATCAACAGAAGAATTGGTCAAAGAATTGACtaaacaaattaataatatatatgatagAAATTTGAACCGTGATGATAAAGTGATAGCACATAATGGTGTTGAGGTTAGATATCCCtttcttgatattgatgTAATCAAATTTTCCACAGAAGAGCTACCAATCAATTATaagattaataaattaatctTGAGAAAATTAGCCATGAACAAACTTCATTTGGCTAATATTTGTGATGAACCCAAGAGAGCAATCCAATTTGGTTCTAAAAGTGCCAAGATGACAAAAGATGGAAATAAACATGGTACAGATCTGCTAAAGTGA
- the NDAI0K00130 gene encoding uncharacterized protein: protein MEFAFINGLKLRKPFPESRIENKIWGFLSNCFSNSSTPSTNTYSVKQESWILDEPTTFALDNRVSSSWIFKECIMKYFFTDKGRSFPNTMLETPFHKQMLKGDTSTLLVLGPNLFKEEGFYSCDIEEAGKELIKTKYHFSAVDFWGLLQSIHLLTNVQYEGYCYKECCKLSRTLGKPTKMLFLPPSQYSSIPLQAIFYGFSKEDAIIYRDLLIVYRIRAVRRGYKPTMTNVLNVFFDPPYEIYVIPSMHGSDSKEEYIEVNHSEDVTEEERQTYQAYFMLKMKYMLGDKLNYSTFSELLEDTNHAYSESVYLEESNPFESQV from the coding sequence ATGGAATTTGCCTTTATCAACGGCTTAAAGTTAAGGAAACCATTTCCGGAGTCAAGAATAGAGAATAAAATTTGGGGGTTCCTATCAAACTGTTTCTCTAATAGCAGCACACCGTCTACAAACACATACTCCGTAAAACAAGAAAGTTGGATTTTAGATGAACCTACTACTTTTGCTCTGGATAACCGAGTGTCGTCAAGTTGGATTTTCAAAGAGTGTATcatgaaatatttctttactGATAAAGGACGTAGTTTCCCTAATACTATGTTAGAGACTCCGTTCCACAAACAGATGTTAAAAGGTGATACTTCCACTCTACTTGTATTAGGTCCAAACCTTTTTAAGGAAGAAGGTTTCTATTCTTGTGATATCGAAGAAGCAggtaaagaattaattaaaactaaatatcatttttctGCTGTAGACTTCTGGGGCTTACTCCAAAGTATACATCTTCTTACAAATGTTCAGTATGAGGGCTATTGTTATAAGGAATGCTGTAAGTTATCTAGGACTCTCGGCAAACCAACTAAGATGTTATTTTTACCGCCCTCTCAATATTCCAGCATTCCACTTCAAGCTATATTTTATGGGTTTTCTAAGGAGGATGCAATAATATACAGGGATTTGTTGATTGTTTACAGAATTCGAGCAGTCCGGCGTGGTTATAAACCAACAATGACTAACGTCTTGAATGTGTTTTTCGATCCACCGtatgaaatatatgtcATCCCTTCCATGCATGGGAGCGATTCCAAGGAAGAATATATCGAAGTGAATCATTCTGAAGACGTCACAGAAGAGGAACGTCAGACTTATCAAGCATACTTTATgctgaaaatgaaatacaTGTTGGGTGATAAATTGAACTACTCCACATTTTCTGAACTACTTGAGGATACAAATCATGCCTATTCTGAGAGTGTATATCTAGAGGAGTCTAATCCCTTCGAGTCTCAAGTCTAA
- the VPS9 gene encoding guanine nucleotide exchange factor VPS9 (similar to Saccharomyces cerevisiae VPS9 (YML097C); ancestral locus Anc_8.876) → MSDQKEILEQFDPLTNKDFSDNDTDKSTTESINDPSDKRNKGPNELEKKCDSQSDDSSPKGTETDEVERAITTEEEQQTNGHDDEPFFDFQLFIKQLQDSRSVPLVKYIKSFLEKFVTQRQLWTTEEQQKLINDFKLFIYGKFDEYEPFKSLDEVKLHNAKEGIEKLVMGKLYTHCFAPFTKKRLRNTVLLDKGHKQDLIADKKLREKIEEFRFIEPDNLDIIIVKPNKLKTFVNYSGIELDKVNNFKAPRDKMVCILNSCKVIFGYLKHYEPGSDDGDAKGADSFIPLLIYTILKSKVQFLVSNVKYIERFRLEEFLRGEESYYLSSIQAAIDFIMTLDVRSLTINDYNVYNERYHQNKIKLEKEKEVIKEKRLQKESSTTSLSSKATDISRHPFDEITNSMFSVFNDLFISSGDEESSKAEVEKATPTHNTITTTATQQVHMTEAQEEDIGVIVEQMEENERNETMLTLQNMFPDMDKDLIEDVCRAKKYRIGPAVDALLMLSD, encoded by the coding sequence ATGAGTGACCAGAAGGAGATATTGGAACAGTTCGATCCTTTAACAAATAAAGACTTCAGTGATAACGACACTGATAAAAGCACAACTGAGTCCATTAACGATCCATCAGATAAGAGAAATAAAGGCCCTAATGAactagaaaaaaaatgtgaTAGTCAGTCTGATGATTCGTCGCCGAAGGGTACAGAAACTGATGAGGTAGAAAGGGCAATAACgacagaagaagaacaacaaacaaatgGCCATGATGATGAACCATTTTTTGACtttcaattatttattaaacaattacaagattCCAGATCTGTCCCACTTGtgaaatatatcaaatCATTCTTAGAAAAATTTGTTACACAACGACAATTATGGACTACAGAAGAACAAcagaaattaataaatgattttaaattGTTTATCTACGGGAAATTCGACGAGTATGAACCATTTAAATCATTGGATGAGGTAAAATTACATAATGCTAAAGAAGGTATTGAGAAATTAGTCATGGGTAAGTTATATACTCATTGTTTTGCTCCATTTACTAAGAAACGTCTGAGAAATACAGTTCTTTTGGATAAAGGACATAAGCAAGATTTAATTGCTGATAAAAAACTcagagaaaaaattgaagaatttagatttattgaaCCAGATAATTTGGATATTATAATAGTGAAACcaaataaattgaaaacgTTCGTTAATTATTCTGGTATTGAGTTAGATAAAgtgaataattttaaagCACCTCGTGATAAGATGGTTTGTATATTAAATTCATGCAAAGTTATCTTTGGATATTTAAAACACTATGAACCAGGATctgatgatggtgatgcGAAAGGAGCTGATAGTTTTATTCCTTTGTTGATTTAtacaattttgaaaagtaaaGTACAATTTTTAGTTTCCAATGTCAAATACATTGAAAGGTTCCGATTGGAGGAATTTTTAAGAGGAGAAGAATCGTATTATTTAAGTAGTATTCAAGCGGCAATCGATTTTATTATGACTTTAGACGTTCGTTCTTTGACAATAAATGATTACAACGTCTATAATGAAAGATATCaccaaaataaaataaagttggaaaaagagaaagaagttataaaggaaaaaagaTTACAAAAGGAATCATCAACGACATCTTTATCATCCAAAGCAACAGATATAAGTAGGCATCCCtttgatgaaattaccAATTCTATGTTTTCTGtgtttaatgatttatttatatctaGTGGAGATGAAGAAAGTTCTAAAGCTGAAGTCGAGAAGGCTACACCGACACATAACACTATCACTACTACTGCGACACAGCAAGTACATATGACAGAAGcacaagaagaagatatagGTGTCATTGTAGAACAAATGGaggaaaatgaaagaaatgaaacGATGTTGACGTTACAGAACATGTTCCCTGATATGGATAAAGATCTTATTGAAGATGTTTGTAGGGCAAAGAAATATAGAATTGGACCTGCCGTCGATGCTTTATTGATGCTTTCTgattaa
- the NDAI0K00140 gene encoding uncharacterized protein, with translation MDTNLIPLDSPYEEKDARNLRNFYKLQNACATLNESIKVIYEYSPSFEEREYMTRNGNPLEQTIANSPAVHVANYLTNMRNSFDLEAIFKAHHFENGKSPVDKFISYPVCTDPNLEHLAFIHKSLPNMNVRLTELQKTIMSNERLEFLGDSWLGAFIAFIIYKKYPYANEGALSKMKDAIVNNNNLEKLSEKLGFKERLKENIPRSSMKIKDRLTKHYADCVEAYIGALVVDRFATEFKDVSDWLEELSTEHFENLGPLMFREPLNRNAKGELGELLQFNNIGAKINYTKLTENSPFSVEVYLGDIFLGKGDGPNIREAEQRAAMAALADHALIQKYSSYDIEVDKKYLGGSNASNPALSTDSPIDITEVDNDNRLETSVKDVESIQEHEYMIPNQLNNSYEPYAAMTSQKHHLTPLEKQSQEVNKKPQEFTLPVDNQPQVEAAPLPPVTSSNVDQIMAEVMQKMSTMMTSMVSETVSEVLKKSMPVASKPTLPSLSPLAIPTANADSQLHKAHLPSKATTGILPPPPMGTTPLVPKPSSIGNGIVPPPPGMAPLPQQTPMHFHANRTSGASSFSSSAPGNRNESYDKEASGKLYAMLGKIGLYPEYIIEQLSIDHFVATCNLKGLGIHLGTGEGRSKNFPTYCC, from the coding sequence ATGGACACCAATTTGATACCTTTAGATAGTCCttatgaagaaaaggatGCTAGAAATTTGAGAAATTTTTATAAACTTCAAAATGCATGTGCTACTCTGAATGAATCCATTAAAGTTATCTATGAATATTCTCcatcatttgaagaaagagaatATATGACAAGGAATGGTAATCCCTTAGAACAAACCATTGCCAACAGTCCTGCCGTGCATGTAGCAAATTACTTAACAAACATGCgaaattcatttgatttGGAAGCTATTTTCAAAGCTCATCATTTCGAAAATGGTAAATCTCCTGTCGataaatttatttcatATCCGGTTTGTACTGATCCTAATTTAGAACATTTAGCATTCATTCATAAAAGTTTACCAAACATGAACGTCAGATTAACGGAATTACAGAAGACTATCATGAGTAATGAACgtcttgaatttttagGTGATAGTTGGTTGGGTGCCTTCATTGCATTtatcatatataaaaaatatccGTACGCTAATGAAGGTGCTTTATCTAAAATGAAAGATGCAattgtaaataataacaatctCGAAAAACtaagtgaaaaattaggGTTTAAAGAACGtttaaaggaaaatatcCCACGTTCCTCTATGAAGATTAAAGATAGATTGACCAAACATTATGCGGATTGCGTGGAAGCATATATTGGAGCTTTAGTCGTTGATAGGTTTGCCAcagaatttaaagatgttTCAGATTGGCTTGAAGAACTTTCTACTgaacattttgaaaacttaGGACCATTAATGTTCAGAGAACCTTTAAACAGGAATGCAAAAGGTGAATTGGGTGAGCTATTacaatttaataatattggaGCCAAAATTAATTACACAAAGCTTACTGAAAACTCGCCATTTAGCGTTGAAGTTTATTTAGGTGACATTTTCTTGGGTAAAGGTGACGGACCTAACATCAGAGAAGCTGAACAAAGAGCTGCTATGGCAGCCTTGGCTGATCATGCATTAATACAGAAATATTCCTCCTATGATATAGAAGTAGACAAGAAATACCTTGGCGGTTCAAATGCTTCTAATCCTGCCTTGTCTACTGATTCCCCTATCGATATAACAGAGgttgataatgataatcGACTAGAAACTTCTGTAAAAGATGTAGAATCAATTCAAGAACATGAGTACATGATACCAAACCAacttaataattcatatGAACCATATGCTGCTATGACATCACAAAAACATCATTTGACTCCTTTAGAAAAACAATCTCAAGAAGTTAACAAAAAGCCCCAGGAGTTTACTCTACCTGTAGATAATCAACCTCAGGTGGAAGCAGCTCCTCTTCCTCCTGTTACATCTTCTAATGTAGACCAGATTATGGCTGAGGTAATGCAAAAAATGAGCACAATGATGACATCAATGGTAAGTGAAACAGTGTCAGAAgtattgaagaaatcaatGCCGGTGGCATCTAAACCAACGTTGCCTTCTTTATCTCCTTTAGCTATCCCCACTGCCAACGCTGATTCACAACTTCATAAAGCACATCTTCCATCAAAAGCTACCACAGGTATATTGCCACCACCACCCATGGGGACAACTCCTCTAGTTCCAAAACCATCTTCGATTGGTAACGGTATCGTCCCCCCACCTCCTGGCATGGCACCTTTACCTCAACAAACTCCAATGCACTTCCATGCCAACCGAACCAGTGGAGCATcgtcattttcatcatctgctCCTGGCAATCGTAATGAAAGCTATGATAAAGAAGCATCAGGTAAATTATATGCTATGTTAGGTAAAATAGGACTTTATCCTGAATATATTATCGAACAACTATCTATAGATCATTTTGTTGCTACATGTAACCTCAAAGGATTAGGGATCCATCTTGGTACAGGGGAAGGAAGAAGTAAAAATTTCCCAACATATTGCTGCTGA
- the ARG81 gene encoding Arg81p (similar to Saccharomyces cerevisiae ARG81 (YML099C); ancestral locus Anc_8.879), with translation MKPRRAKTFTGCWTCRSRKVKCDLRRPNCSRCERSELQCGGYDIKLRWSKLVKFDPFGVQLPPSPNPTITTSTTTAAGINNDSNNNNNNNTNTNTNTNTDGAGNNNDEPQYQRRNIDFVRYKEEYVFHEDMDDELSTLHAPPPDKIANNKTWIIKKFGVFKGMDQVIDKKLSPRKKRRKINPIAAATSASKNSENASSKSVVVSKINKLNPIPSSSVVSTARSTSTKTPTELIKIKNKPEKIMVSKSENKRQNRNNDRNSSGPNLLDFDSAMSNYPGYEWISNELRDDALLSAFAIQGTSVPAFKSQDLPINNGTNATSATTSPASRLLSVQQNSILPSTTVSSKQIDINGSDIQNTLSLLFHNVNSTIPNMNQEESGDISTEFNISNSNVNSPDTHLGLDNICVDAPHVTALESKMPSVILEKIDTKPPTIDFNSLIETSRSLNLQTTIPTKGLLVHPLTRFLLNYYLDNVADLMTVVPLARNPWKTIYFPRALQALGDLTGLGRTTNSRNSLINALLAVSCFNLQSKFNKNTKEQTFFLTLGIEFRKQASNFLKQCLQSTESNEKYKDVLTAILSMNSIDVVWGTMADCQYHLTICEEFVAKRMKVRPKISEKARILHRIFSFLKLIQDSTALDKVKEKEIVIKTDTKRARPQQMTNNTRNDENQTIDSDGVFRESLNMANGKIQIEFVKEQSDIENDSTDATTPSNGNNSTPPMFGNIISDSYYEKNNTNNTTSSNSSIDLKSDILGTDTIYGLPNSLILLFSDCVQIVRHNEYYNIQYLAVPREFTEISANFEKRLLKWKPEWNFFKNNDKKIFINDNVEAVYHHTMSFYFGLIIYYYSMAKNLNNQFLQSYVAKVLNHLEKLTDLIDSKKVEIVPLIWQGFIAGCASIEQEVQQGYRKWAANLAKSGMGSYWGARQVMFEVWRRRMNEEQNDNWYSIYKDWEMNLMLS, from the coding sequence ATGAAACCAAGAAGGGCCAAGACTTTTACAGGTTGTTGGACTTGTAGATCAAGGAAAGTGAAATGTGATCTTCGGCGGCCCAATTGCAGTAGATGTGAACGCTCAGAGTTACAGTGCGGTGGGTATGACATTAAATTAAGATGGTCTAAATTGGTCAAATTCGACCCTTTTGGTGTACAGTTACCTCCATCTCCAAACCCTACTATTACTACCAGTACTACCACTGCAGCTGGTATTAATAAcgatagtaataataataataataataatactaatactaatactaatactaatacTGATGGAGCCGGAAATAATAACGATGAACCGCAATaccaaagaagaaatatagACTTCGTACGGTACAAAGAAGAATACGTTTTCCATGAAGATATGGATGACGAATTGTCTACATTGCATGCACCTCCACCTGACAAGATTGCAAATAATAAGACTTGGATCATCAAGAAATTTGGTGTCTTTAAAGGAATGGATCAAgtaattgataaaaaacTCTCTCCGAGAAAGAAAAGGCGGAAAATTAACCCCATCGCTGCAGCTACGAGTGCTAGTAAAAATTCAGAAAATGCATCATCAAAATCAGTTGTTGTTTCTAAGATCAATAAGCTGAATCCAATTCCATCATCTTCTGTCGTGAGCACCGCTCGAAGTACATCAACGAAAACGCCGACAGAACTAATAAAGATCAAAAATAAACCAGAGAAAATCATGGTTTCCAAGAGTGAAAATAAACGACAGAATCGGAACAACGATAGAAATTCAAGTGGTCCAAACCTGCTTGATTTCGATTCAGCAATGTCAAATTATCCAGGTTATGAATGGAtttctaatgaattaaGAGATGATGCCCTTTTGTCTGCATTCGCAATTCAAGGAACTTCAGTACCTGCTTTCAAATCACAGGATTTACCAATCAATAATGGTACTAATGCAACTTCTGCTACCACCTCCCCAGCATCCAGACTTCTTTCAGTTCaacaaaattcaatattaccGTCAACAACAGTCTCTTCAAAGCAAATAGACATAAATGGATCAGACATACAGAATACGCTAAGTTTACTATTTCATAATGTAAACTCAACGATACCCAATATGAATCAGGAAGAATCAGGAGATATTTCTACAGAATTTAACATTTCTAATAGCAACGTAAACTCTCCTGACACCCACCTGGGCCTAGATAATATTTGTGTAGACGCACCACATGTGACGGCCTTAGAGTCAAAGATGCCCTCTGTCATATTGGAGAAAATTGATACGAAACCACCCACTATAGATTTTAATTCACTTATTGAAACTTCTCGTTCTTTGAATTTACAAACAACTATACCTACCAAGGGATTATTAGTTCATCCATTGACAAGATTTTTACTTAATTACTATCTAGATAATGTTGCAGACTTAATGACAGTGGTTCCCTTAGCAAGAAATCCATGgaaaacaatatatttcCCAAGAGCATTACAAGCTTTAGGAGATTTAACAGGACTTGGTAGAACCAccaattcaagaaattctttaattaatgCATTATTAGCTGTTTCATGTTTCAACTTGCAAAGTAAATTTAACaaaaatacaaaagaaCAAACTTTTTTCTTAACTTTAGGTATTGAATTTAGAAAACAAGCttctaatttcttgaaaCAATGTTTACAATCCACCGAATCGAATGAAAAATACAAAGATGTACTAACAgcaatattatcaatgaaCTCTATAGACGTGGTTTGGGGAACAATGGCAGATTGTCAATATCATTTAACTATTTGCGAAGAATTTGTTGCCAAAAGAATGAAAGTGAGACCAAAAATTTCTGAAAAGGCAAGAATATTACATAGAATTTTCTCTTTCCTAAAATTAATTCAAGATAGTACTGCATTAGATAAAGttaaagagaaagaaattgTAATCAAGACTGATACCAAAAGAGCTAGACCACAACAAATGACAAATAACACTagaaatgatgaaaatcAAACTATAGACTCTGATGGAGTCTTCCGAGAGTCATTAAATATGGCTAATGGGAAAATTCAGATCGAATTTGTTAAAGAACAAAgtgatattgaaaatgatagtACTGACGCCACTACTCCATCTAATGGGAATAATTCTACCCCACCAATGTTTGGTAATATCATCAGTGATAGttattatgaaaaaaataataccaacAATACTACTAGCAGTAATTCGTCAATAGACTTGAAATCGGACATATTGGGTACAGATACTATTTATGGTCTGCCTAATTCTCTAATCCTCCTATTTTCAGATTGCGTTCAAATTGTCAGAcataatgaatattataatatccAATATTTAGCTGTCCCAAGAGAATTCACTGAAATATCTGCAAATTTCGAAAAAAGATTACTAAAATGGAAACCTGAATggaatttcttcaaaaataacGACAAGaaaatctttattaatgataatgtgGAAGCAGTGTATCATCATACCATGAGTTTTTATTTCGGgttgataatttattattattctatGGCGAAGAATCTGAATAATCAATTCTTACAATCATACGTTGCGAAAGTTCTTAATCATCTAGAGAAATTAACAGATTTGATTGATAGTAAAAAAGTGGAAATTGTACCTTTGATTTGGCAAGGTTTTATAGCAGGATGTGCAAGCATAGAACAAGAGGTTCAACAAGGTTATAGAAAATGGGCTGCAAACTTAGCAAAATCAGGAATGGGGTCCTATTGGGGTGCAAGACAAGTAATGTTCGAAGTTTGGAGGAGAAGAATGaatgaagaacaaaatgataattggtattctatatataaagacTGGGAAATGAACTTAATGCTTTCATGA